One Desmodus rotundus isolate HL8 chromosome 4, HLdesRot8A.1, whole genome shotgun sequence DNA segment encodes these proteins:
- the LOC112320101 gene encoding UDP-glucuronosyltransferase 2B31, producing the protein MCSSRMSMKWISVLLLLQLSCQFSPGGCGKVLVWPTEYSHWINMKIILDELVQRGHEVTVLTSSASVLVDANKPSAIKFEIYPTSFTKDDFENLFMTLVSKWTYTLKGTFWTYFPLVEEIILEYTDSILKLCKDAVLNKELMTKLQESRFDVILADAIGPCGELLAELLKVPYVYSLRFFPGYTVEKQSGGIPLPPSYVPIILSELSDQMTFIERVKNMVYVLYFDFWFQTFHEDWDQFYSEVLGRPTTLSELMGKAEMWLIRTYWDLEFPRPLLPHFKFVGGLHCKPAKPLPKEMEQFAQSSGEDGIVVFSLGSMVTNLTKEHANMIASALAQIPQKVIWRYKGKKPDTLGPNTRLYKWIPQNDLLGHPKTKAFITHGGANGIYEAVYHGIPMVGIPLFAEQPDNIARMKNKGAAVRLDISTMSSADLLNALKTVINDPSYKENVMKLSRIHHDQPMKPLDRAVFWIEFVMRHKGAKHLRPASHDLSWFQYHSLDVIGFLLACVATAVLVLAKCVLFCCQKFAKTGKKGKSE; encoded by the exons ATGTGTTCCAGCAGGATGTCTATGAAATGGATTTCGGTTCTTCTGCTGCTACAGCTGAGTTGTCAATTCAGCCCTGGGGGTTGTGGAAAGGTGCTGGTGTGGCCCACAGAATATAGCCATTGGATCAATATGAAGATAATCCTGGATGAACTTGTCCAGAGAGGCCATGAAGTGACTGTTCTGACATCTTCGGCATCAGTTCTTGTTGATGCCAATAAACCATCTGCTATTAAATTTGAGATTTATCCTACATCTTTCACAAAAGATGATTTTGAGAACCTTTTCATGACACTGGTCTCTAAATGGACATATACACTTAAAGGTACATTTTGGACTTATTTTCCACTAGTGGAAGAAATCATTTTGGAATACACTGATTCTATTCTAAAGCTCTGTAAAGATGCAGTTTTGAACAAGGAACTTATGACAAAACTACAAGAATCAAGGTTTGATGTCATTCTTGCAGATGCTATAGGACCCTGTGGTGAACTGCTGGCTGAGCTACTTAAAGTACCTTATGTGTACAGTCTTCGCTTCTTTCCTGGCTATACAGTTGAAAAGCAGAGTGGAGGAATTCCACTACCTCCATCCTATGTACCCATTATCTTGTCAGAATTAAGTGATCAAATGACATTCATCGAGAGGGTAAAAAATATGGTGTATGTGCTTTATTTTGACTTCTGGTTTCAAACGTTTCATGAGGACTGGGATCAATTTTATAGTGAAGTACTAG gaaGACCCACAACATTATCTGAGTTGATGGGGAAAGCTGAAATGTGGCTCATTCGAACCTATTGGGATCTTGAATTTCCTCGCCCACTCTTGCCGCATTTCAAATTTGTTGGAGGGCTCCACTGCAAGCCTGCCAAACCTCTGCCTAAG GAAATGGAACAGTTTGCCCAGAGCTCTGGAGAAGATGGTATTGTGGTGTTTAGCCTGGGGTCAATGGTCACTAACTTGACCAAAGAACACGCCAATATGATTGCATCAGCCCTGGCCCAGATTCCTCAAAAG GTTATATGGAGATATAAAGGCAAAAAACCAGACACATTAGGGCCAAATACTCGCCTGTACAAATGGATCCCCCAGAATGACCTTCTTG GTCATCCAAAAACCAAAGCCTTTATAACTCATGGTGGAGCCAACGGCATCTATGAGGCCGTCTACCACGGGATCCCAATGGTGGGCATCCCTTTGTTTGCGGAACAACCTGATAACATCGCTCGCATGAAGAATAAGGGAGCTGCTGTCAGACTGGATATCAGCACAATGTCTAGTGCAGATTTGCTCAATGCATTGAAGACAGTCATTAATGACCCTTC ATATAAGGAGAATGTTATGAAATTATCAAGGATTCATCACGACCAGCCAATGAAGCCTCTGGATCGGGCGGTCTTCTGGATCGAGTTTGTCATGCGCCACAAAGGAGCCAAACACCTGCGGCCAGCCTCCCATGACCTCAGCTGGTTCCAGTACCACTCTTTGGATGTGATCGGGTTCCTGCTGGCCTGTGTGGCAACTGCTGTACTTGTCCTCGCAAAATGTGTTCTGTTTTGTTGCCAGAAGTTTGCcaaaacaggaaagaaggggaaaagcgAGTAG